A region from the Streptomyces tsukubensis genome encodes:
- a CDS encoding sensor histidine kinase → MNRPWTDLVFDDRRRGVRALVYTAALATDFVLVRQPPGGGDRALAAVGLLLCLAGWRWALTALVAQSALLVTAHTLGAGVVPSLKVLAAITLFEVAVRGRGRAPAVGCGVLALAVVLNRFGGLPGDLAPVLFKAAVVAGLPFFLGSYVRMSREAAAHAREQAARRALRAEQEAVAARAAERAAIARELHDLVAHHVSSMVLRVGVARHVVTDAAAGPGGGTVPDPRVTDVLDDLHSSGRAALTDLRRLVAVLRAPGTEPGTASLVSDGALPAVLAAVAARAGRAGPTVTASVDPAVAGLDAVRALAVLRLAQEGLANVARHAGSSARADLAVRMDGGTVRLTLRDDGGAGRPGPQAPDPGGGHGLVGMRERVALLGGTLDAGPADGGWRLTAVLPAPAPVPEPRP, encoded by the coding sequence GTGAACCGGCCATGGACCGACCTGGTGTTCGACGACCGCCGCCGGGGTGTGCGTGCCCTGGTGTACACGGCCGCTCTGGCCACCGACTTCGTGCTGGTGCGGCAGCCGCCGGGGGGCGGTGACCGGGCGCTGGCAGCTGTCGGTCTGCTGCTCTGCCTGGCCGGGTGGCGCTGGGCCCTGACCGCGCTGGTGGCGCAGTCGGCGCTGCTGGTTACGGCACACACGCTGGGCGCGGGGGTCGTTCCTTCGCTGAAGGTGCTGGCGGCGATCACGCTGTTCGAGGTGGCGGTACGAGGGCGGGGGCGGGCACCCGCGGTGGGCTGTGGGGTGCTGGCTCTGGCCGTCGTACTGAACCGGTTCGGGGGCCTGCCGGGCGATCTGGCACCGGTGCTCTTCAAGGCGGCGGTGGTCGCCGGACTGCCGTTCTTCCTGGGGTCCTACGTCCGGATGTCCCGGGAGGCCGCGGCGCACGCACGGGAGCAGGCTGCGCGGCGGGCGCTGCGGGCGGAGCAGGAGGCCGTGGCCGCCCGGGCGGCGGAGCGCGCGGCCATCGCCCGCGAGCTGCACGATCTCGTGGCCCATCATGTGTCGTCGATGGTGCTGCGCGTGGGGGTGGCGCGGCATGTCGTCACGGACGCGGCGGCAGGCCCCGGCGGGGGTACGGTCCCGGACCCCCGGGTCACCGACGTACTCGACGATCTGCACAGCTCCGGCCGGGCGGCGCTGACCGATCTGCGGAGGCTCGTGGCCGTGCTGCGGGCCCCCGGCACGGAGCCGGGGACGGCTTCCCTGGTCTCGGACGGGGCCCTGCCCGCGGTGCTGGCGGCGGTCGCGGCACGGGCCGGACGGGCGGGGCCCACGGTGACGGCGTCGGTGGATCCCGCCGTCGCCGGGCTGGACGCGGTCCGGGCCCTGGCCGTGCTGCGGCTGGCCCAGGAGGGCCTGGCGAACGTCGCGCGGCACGCGGGTTCTTCGGCGCGGGCCGATCTGGCGGTACGGATGGACGGGGGGACCGTACGGCTGACGCTCCGGGACGACGGCGGAGCCGGACGGCCCGGGCCGCAGGCTCCCGACCCGGGCGGCGGTCATGGTCTGGTCGGCATGCGGGAGCGGGTCGCGCTGCTCGGCGGCACGCTCGACGCGGGCCCCGCGGACGGGGGCTGGCGGCTGACGGCCGTTCTGCCCGCCCCGGCGCCGGTGCCGGAGCCCCGACCGTGA
- a CDS encoding SDR family NAD(P)-dependent oxidoreductase produces the protein MEKHSSAHPGRRALLGTAAALGIAGVTATGAHAAGPAPKPAPDRRFRGSSVLITGGTSGIGRATAIAFAAAGASVGFCGRRTDAGRRVEREITDAGGEAFYVRADVRSAEETQDFTDRVAARYGGIDIAFNNAGIGGSRLLHELTVQEWDDIQDTNVRGVFLALKYQIPHMLRAGRGVIVCTSSVAAERGRPDGAAYAASKRAIESLVKCAALAYGPKGIRINALLPGPTDTAMVRPPGIPDAEWARLKAAFGPLNVEGLQRMAEPEEIARSVLGLASPDFPYMTGASVLVDGGVSAGRKLIIPTGP, from the coding sequence ATGGAGAAGCACAGCAGCGCACATCCAGGCCGCCGCGCCCTGCTCGGCACGGCCGCCGCTCTCGGTATCGCGGGCGTCACCGCAACCGGTGCCCATGCGGCCGGACCGGCCCCGAAGCCCGCCCCGGACCGGCGGTTCCGCGGGAGTTCGGTCCTCATCACCGGAGGCACCTCGGGCATCGGCCGCGCGACGGCGATCGCCTTCGCCGCCGCCGGGGCGTCCGTCGGATTCTGCGGCCGCCGCACCGACGCCGGCCGCCGGGTCGAACGCGAGATCACCGACGCCGGGGGAGAGGCCTTCTACGTCCGGGCCGACGTCCGCAGCGCCGAGGAGACACAGGACTTCACGGACCGGGTCGCCGCCCGCTACGGCGGCATCGACATCGCCTTCAACAACGCGGGGATCGGCGGCAGCCGACTCCTCCACGAGCTGACCGTCCAGGAGTGGGACGACATCCAGGACACCAATGTGCGAGGGGTGTTCCTCGCACTCAAATACCAGATACCGCACATGCTCCGGGCGGGCCGCGGCGTGATCGTCTGCACCTCGTCGGTGGCCGCCGAACGCGGCCGCCCCGACGGCGCCGCCTACGCCGCGAGCAAACGGGCCATCGAGAGCCTGGTGAAGTGCGCGGCCCTGGCGTACGGGCCGAAGGGCATCAGGATCAACGCCCTGCTGCCCGGCCCCACCGATACCGCCATGGTCCGTCCGCCGGGCATTCCCGACGCCGAGTGGGCCCGTCTGAAGGCGGCCTTCGGTCCGCTGAACGTGGAGGGACTCCAGCGGATGGCGGAGCCCGAGGAGATCGCCCGCTCCGTACTCGGGCTGGCCTCCCCGGACTTCCCCTATATGACGGGCGCCTCGGTCCTGGTGGACGGCGGCGTCAGCGCGGGCCGCAAGCTGATCATCCCCACCGGGCCCTGA